GGAGCTGGTTGCGTTCGTCGGTCAGTTTTTCAGCTTTCTCCTGATGGACGCTATTGAGTTTGCTGGTACTTTTTTCCGATTTGCTTTGCAATGCGTTTAGTACGATGCGTGGAACACCTTTTTTAATATTAGCTTTTTCGCCACGCACATTTTGCTTATCTCTTCGTTCGGCCGTTTCACGGGCTACCTTGCGGGCTATCCTCAATGCTTTCTCTTTCTCTTCGATACGCTGCTGTAAAGCTTCCTGCATCAGGGCTTTCTGTTCTTTGTAGAATTCGTAGTTCCCACCATAATACGTGATTTGGTGTTTCTCCAATTCACAAATTTCGGGAAGAAGATTGAGTAAAGTGCGGTCATGGCTTACTACAAGCAATGTTGATCGCCATTTCTCTACCCAATCATACAAACGTTGCCTGCCCGAAGAATCAAGATGATTGGTCGGTTCATCCATGAGGATGACAGATGGTGTGTGAATATCCATACCCGCTAAAAAGATACGGGTCTTTTCTCCGCCACTGAGCAGATGCATCGGGTAGGATAGGGGAAACTGCCCTATCCCCCACGAATCGAGGGCGGCGATGGAACGTTCTTCGATATTCCAGTCATCATCCAGTAGTGCGAAATTCTCTGTTGAGGCATCTCCTTCTAGAATAGCGTGTAGGGCTTTTTGCTTGCTGTCTATATGCAAGGCTTGGGCGATAGTTAATGAATCATATTGTCCAAAATGTTGTGGAATGTAATAAAGGTCGTCCGGTCGGACAATGACACCGGAAGACGGTGGTATTTGTCCGGCAATAATTTGCATCAGGGTCGATTTACCACAGCCGTTGTTGCCGACTAATCCCAGTTTCTGCCCCTTACTGATGGCAAAGTTGAGGTCACTGAATAATACTTCTTTATCCGGATGGATATAGCTGATTTGTTGAATACTTATAGGCATGGTTGTCTATTGGGTTTGAAGTGAAAGAAATAGTGAAAGATAATCACGGAGAAGAGGGCGACAAACACAATACTGGCTAAACAACACGGATTTCGTGATGCTTAACGATAAGTCAAAAGCATAAATGAAAAGTGATGTTTACTTAGAAGTGTTGTCTTACTTGGAAATTATCATTGTAGTAAGTATATAGTTTAACTTGGTCGCAAAGATAACACTTTCCGGTAAAATCCTACGTTATTTCGGCAGAAATGTTTTTTTAGAAGTTCTGTTTACTCAAATCAGAGCCTCTATTTACTGAATTCAGAGACTCTATTTACCTAATTTAGAACTTCTGTTTGCTTGGTTTACAGATTCTATTTGTCCGTTTTGCAGACTTTATGGCTTACACGAAGCTAGTAATTCTTCTATTCCTACTATTGTAGCTTTTCAAACTAGCTGTAAATCATGTACAGAACATTAAGAAAGAAGTTTCTTTCCATTAATAGGAAAGTTCCGCTTAGTAGGAAGTAAAGTTGTTTTGTACTAATAACAAACTATAAATGAAACTTGCATTTATAAAAACAAAGCTTTCATTTATAAAAATGGAACCTGAATTTATAAAAACAAAAGCTTTGTTTATAGTTTGAGATTAGTGCATAAAAAGTTTAGTACTAATCCAAAATAAGTTTGCTAGTAAGCTATATAAAGTTTGTTACTAATAGATTGGCTCATAGAACTATACCTTTCTACACAGAAATAAGGCTTTCAACGAAATCGCTGAAAGCCTTTATCCTTTAACTATGTTATCCTTTATACATCAAATAGTTGATTTAATCCCTCACTCATACTCGGATGAGTAAAGATGAAATCGCGTAGAAAAGCAGCATCTTGCCCGGTTTTCATAGCCATAGCTACGATGTTGATAATCTCGGGGGCATCGGCACAAAACAGCGTGCATCCCATAATCTTTCCGCTGTGGCTGTTCACAATAGTTTTTAGCATACCGTCCGTCTGTTGCAATGTGCGCGAACGGACTACGGAAGTGGCCGGTAAGCGAGAAACTTTAAAGGAATAACCTCTTTTCAGTGCTTCTTCTTCAGTGAGACCGATGTGAGCCAGCGGCGGGTCGATAAATACTGCATACTGAACAGGGTCACGGTCGCCGATATCCCGTTTTTTATCTCCGAAGAGCTGGTTGCGGATAATCCGGAAGTCGTCCAATGAAAGATAAGTGAATTGCGGACCGCCTTTCACATCGCCCATTGCCCATACATGAGGGACGGTAGTGCGCAACTGGTCGTTTACCACGATAGCTCCGTGGGCATCCACTTCCACGCCTGCTGCTTGCAGGTTCAATCCTTCAATCATAGGTTTCCGTCCGGTAGCGATAAGGATAGCGTCACCGTCCACAAAGTAAGGGGTTCCGTCGGACACATCCGAATAGGTCAGTGTCACACCGTCATTCGTATCATGGATAGATTGTGCACGGGCATTGAGATGAATCTCTATGCCTTTTCTTTCCATCACCTCTCTGACGCTTTTGGCAATATCCTGGTCGTTGCGGGGCATGAACCGGTTGCCGCTTTCAAGGATAGTCACTTTACTGCCGAATCCGGCATACATCGAAGCAAATTCCAGTCCGATATACCCACCGCCAACGATAATCAAGTGTTTGGGCAGGACGCTCGTATCTAGAAGAGTGGTACTGGTGTACACATGCTGGCTTTCCTTGAGCCCGTCGATTGCCGGAATAATGGGAGTAGAACCGGTATTGATGAAAATCTCTTTCCCTTGCAGTTCTATATTCCCGTCAGGGAGTGTCACTTTCAGGGTATTGGCAGATATGAAGGAAGCTGTCCCTGTGTAGACAGTCACGTTCGGATGTTTGCTTAATCTTTCGTAATTGTTTCCTCTAAGAAAAGAGGTCAGACGGTTTTTACGGGCAACAGCCTGTTTATACATGCTTGCCAGTTTCGGGAAATCCTCGTGATACAGTAGGGAAGAAATTCCGGCTTCGTGTATCAGAGTTTTTGTTGGGATACAAGCAATGTTCGGACAAGCCCCCCCATACATCATATCGGAGCGTTCGATGACGGCAACCTGCCATCCTCTGTTTGAAAGTTCGGCAGCCAGTGTTTTTCCTGCCTTGCCGAACCCTATAATAATTGCGTCATATTGTTTCATAACTTCTTTCTTTAACGATTTGTATTAGACTATATAACAGTCTGAAAATAAGATTTGTTCCGTTGCCCCAAGAAGTCAGAATCCTCTATAGTAGTGTGATTAGTCTTTTTTAAGTGTTTTGAGTATGCGTTGTGACGAGAAAGGAGAGTGTGTCGAGCGTCATGATAATAGCCTGTGTATCACCTATCAGCCCGACTTTTTCATTTTGTAGGGTTTTTGATTTAACTTACACCGCAAAGGTCGTGCTTTTTCAATCCCCCCAAAATGGCAATACTTCCGTATCCCTTATCAACTCTTCCCTTCCTGCGTATTTCTGAATTGTACGGCGCTCTGTCCCGTCATATTTTTGAAGAAACGGCTGAAAGAAGCTTGGTCTTCGAATCCCAGAATATCGGCAATTTCTTTGGCGCTTTTGTTACTGTAAAGCAAGAGGCGCTTGGCTTCCGCTTCCACCCGTTCGTGAATCACACGGAGCGGAGAGGGCAGTTTGCAAGTGGAAAAGATATTCGACAGTGTCTTGGGCGACTTATGCAGCATGTCGGCATAATCCTGCACCTGCTTCTTCGTCCGGTAATGTTCGTCAACGAGATTATAGTACTGGCGTATAATCTCGAAACCGGATTCTTTTTCACGAGTAATATTCATGCGATGGCGTGCAATCCGGGTACACTGGATGATGAACCTTTTCAGCAATATGCGCAGCATCTCTTCCTGCAAACTGTCGGAAACGGTGAATTCGTTTGCTAATGCTGTGGTGATGGCATCCAGTTCTCTGCGCTCTTTCTCATTCAGCGTGAAACGGATGAGATGGGACGAACCGTTGAAGAGGAAGCCGCTGCATGATACCTCATGGTCGTTACCATAAATACAGTAGAAATTACTGTTAAACAGTAAAGTCAGGTAATCGCCGTCGATTGATTTGAATTCGAGATGTTGCAGGTGGGTCAGTGAAATCACTTCATCTTTGGCAAGTACCATTTCCTGATGGTCTATCTCTACCGTGATGTTTCCGTTGCGTACCCATATAAACTTATAAAGTCCTTTTTCCTTTTGCAATGCTTTCTCCGTCAGGTATGAATCCGTAAGCGCGAGCGTTCCTTTTAGTTTTGTGTGATATTGCTGTAACATGGCTAATCCTCCATTGCTGATGCGTCAAATGATAACGGCAATAAATCACCTATACTTTTAATTTCGTAAATACACTCTTTGCCGTAGAGCAAGATACGGATGGGGTGTCCATATCTCTTTTCCGTTTCCAAAATTACCTGGCGGCAAGCACCACAGGGCGGAATCGGGTTGTCTATAAAGTCCTTTTCGGTTCTTGCGGCAATGGCAAGGGTAATGACCGGTTGGTCGGGGTATTGGGAATTGGCGTAGAATAGGGTTGTGCGTTCCGCGCAAAGTCCCGACGGGTAGGCGGCATTTTCCTGATTCGTTCCTGTTACCACGGTGCCGTTGCCTAACAGTGCGGCAGCCCCTACCGAGAAACGGGAATAAGGGGCGTAACTGCGTGCTGTTGCATCCATGGCTGTTTTCATAAGTGCCCGGTCGGCTTCATTCAACTCATTATATTGATATACTTTGATAACTGCGGTAATTATGAGGTCTTTCATACGCGTTGAGGTATTGGTTTCTAACAATTAATGTTACAAAGTTAGGAAAGAGATTGATAATCCCAATTATTTTTCAGATTTTTGTGTCCTATAATCCACATCTGAATTAAAATGGAGAACAAATTACATAGGCTTGTCTTTTTAACTATCGTATTCTTTTTTGCCATAGGAGTGCAAGCACAGAAACGGAACGCCCGTTATACCGAATATATAAATAAGTATAGTGACCTGGCTGTCGAACAAATGAAGCTTCATAAGATTCCCGCCAGTATCACGCTGGCGCAGGGACTGCTGGAAAGTGGTGCGGGATACAGCCAGTTGGCACGGAAAAGCAACAATCATTTCGGTATCAAATGCGGTAGTAGCTGGCGAGGACGTACGGTTCGCCATGACGATGACGCGCGCAACGAATGTTTCCGTGCCTACAAGCATCCGCGTGACTCCTACGAAGACCATTCCGATTTTCTCAGAAGAGGCGCCCGTTATGCTTTTCTTTTCAAACTGGACATTACCGACTATAAAGGCTGGGCACGCGGACTGAAAAAAGCGGGTTATGCCACCGACCCTTCCTATGCCAATCGTCTGATTACGATTATTGAAGATTACGACTTGTATAAATATGACCGCAAAGGCGTTTACTCGGAACGCAAGTTGCGGAAGAACCCTTGGCTGATGAATCCGCACCAGATTTACATTGCCAATGACATAGCTTATGTCGTTGCCCGTAGTGGGGATACTTTTCAGGATTTAGGGAAGGAACTGGACATTAGCTGGAAAAAGCTCGTGAAGTATAACGACTTGCATCGTGAATATACATTAATGCCGGGAGATATCATCTATCTGAAATCCAAAAAGAAGAAAGCTTCCAAACCTCATACCGTATATATCGTAAGAGACGGTGATTCCATGCACGGCATCTCCCAGAAATATGGTATCCGTCTGAAGAATCTGTATAAGATGAACCGCAAGGACGGTGACTATGTTCCGGAAGTGGGAGACAGGCTGCGCTTGCGATAAGTGCGCTTTCTGATAAAAATTGGATACCGCAAAAACTTAATGACTCATCCGCGTGTTATCATGTAGATAAAACATGATTGGAATATGAGTCTGAACATTGCAAAAAGTGATAAGAAGCGTGTCGTCATAGTAGGCGGTGGTTTCGGTGGTCTGAAGTTGGCTAACAAGCTGAAAAAGTCAGGCTTTCAAGTCGTATTGATAGATAAGAACAACTATCATCAGTTTCCTCCTTTGATATATCAGGTGGCTTCGGCGGGTATGGAACCTACTTCTATCTCTTTCCCCTTCCGCAAGATTTTCCAGCATCGGAAAGATTTCTATTTCCGTATGGCGGAAGTACGTGCCATTTTCCCGGAGAAGAATATGATTCAGACTTCTATCGGGAAAGCTGAATATGACTATCTGGTTCTGGCAGCAGGCACTACCACCAATTTCTTTGGCA
This portion of the Bacteroides acidifaciens genome encodes:
- a CDS encoding FAD-dependent oxidoreductase, which gives rise to MKQYDAIIIGFGKAGKTLAAELSNRGWQVAVIERSDMMYGGACPNIACIPTKTLIHEAGISSLLYHEDFPKLASMYKQAVARKNRLTSFLRGNNYERLSKHPNVTVYTGTASFISANTLKVTLPDGNIELQGKEIFINTGSTPIIPAIDGLKESQHVYTSTTLLDTSVLPKHLIIVGGGYIGLEFASMYAGFGSKVTILESGNRFMPRNDQDIAKSVREVMERKGIEIHLNARAQSIHDTNDGVTLTYSDVSDGTPYFVDGDAILIATGRKPMIEGLNLQAAGVEVDAHGAIVVNDQLRTTVPHVWAMGDVKGGPQFTYLSLDDFRIIRNQLFGDKKRDIGDRDPVQYAVFIDPPLAHIGLTEEEALKRGYSFKVSRLPATSVVRSRTLQQTDGMLKTIVNSHSGKIMGCTLFCADAPEIINIVAMAMKTGQDAAFLRDFIFTHPSMSEGLNQLFDV
- a CDS encoding AraC family transcriptional regulator, which translates into the protein MLQQYHTKLKGTLALTDSYLTEKALQKEKGLYKFIWVRNGNITVEIDHQEMVLAKDEVISLTHLQHLEFKSIDGDYLTLLFNSNFYCIYGNDHEVSCSGFLFNGSSHLIRFTLNEKERRELDAITTALANEFTVSDSLQEEMLRILLKRFIIQCTRIARHRMNITREKESGFEIIRQYYNLVDEHYRTKKQVQDYADMLHKSPKTLSNIFSTCKLPSPLRVIHERVEAEAKRLLLYSNKSAKEIADILGFEDQASFSRFFKNMTGQSAVQFRNTQEGKS
- a CDS encoding cytidine deaminase, whose amino-acid sequence is MKDLIITAVIKVYQYNELNEADRALMKTAMDATARSYAPYSRFSVGAAALLGNGTVVTGTNQENAAYPSGLCAERTTLFYANSQYPDQPVITLAIAARTEKDFIDNPIPPCGACRQVILETEKRYGHPIRILLYGKECIYEIKSIGDLLPLSFDASAMED
- a CDS encoding ABC-F family ATP-binding cassette domain-containing protein codes for the protein MPISIQQISYIHPDKEVLFSDLNFAISKGQKLGLVGNNGCGKSTLMQIIAGQIPPSSGVIVRPDDLYYIPQHFGQYDSLTIAQALHIDSKQKALHAILEGDASTENFALLDDDWNIEERSIAALDSWGIGQFPLSYPMHLLSGGEKTRIFLAGMDIHTPSVILMDEPTNHLDSSGRQRLYDWVEKWRSTLLVVSHDRTLLNLLPEICELEKHQITYYGGNYEFYKEQKALMQEALQQRIEEKEKALRIARKVARETAERRDKQNVRGEKANIKKGVPRIVLNALQSKSEKSTSKLNSVHQEKAEKLTDERNQLRGSLSPTAALKTDFNSSSLHTGKTLVTAKEINFGYYPTLNDNDSQNENDCPSENDTSCSNGNNPPAQLLWQTPISFQLKSGDRLRIEGTNGSGKTTLLKIITGQLQPQEGTLTRADFSYVYLNQEYSIIDDRNSILEQAYAFNSRNLPEHEIKIILNRYLFPASEWDKSCRKLSGGEKMRLAFCCLMISNNTPDMFILDEPTNNLDIQSIEIVTTTIKNYAGTVIAISHDNYFIQEIGIDQSIALS
- a CDS encoding glucosaminidase domain-containing protein, producing MENKLHRLVFLTIVFFFAIGVQAQKRNARYTEYINKYSDLAVEQMKLHKIPASITLAQGLLESGAGYSQLARKSNNHFGIKCGSSWRGRTVRHDDDARNECFRAYKHPRDSYEDHSDFLRRGARYAFLFKLDITDYKGWARGLKKAGYATDPSYANRLITIIEDYDLYKYDRKGVYSERKLRKNPWLMNPHQIYIANDIAYVVARSGDTFQDLGKELDISWKKLVKYNDLHREYTLMPGDIIYLKSKKKKASKPHTVYIVRDGDSMHGISQKYGIRLKNLYKMNRKDGDYVPEVGDRLRLR